The Brassica oleracea var. oleracea cultivar TO1000 chromosome C6, BOL, whole genome shotgun sequence genomic interval AAGAAATATGGCTCTGTCAACCATAGCCCATATTTTGAATCAAAAGCTTGAGTTTTTTGGATGAATATAGAGAGAAAGTGAAAGAAATGTTGTTTTTAGTTCATAACAATTGAAACAGAGAGAGTGTAAAGAGATTTACGTGCATTAAAGGGCAATAAAAGCTCCAAACAGTTCGTACAAGGTTGTTGCCACTATTCATTGCAGTGGCAATATTGTAAATACTTGAAAAAGATGAGGTTGAGACAGTAAAGAAGCNNNNNNNNNNNNNNNNNNNNNNNNNNNNNNNNNNNNNNNNNNNNNNNNNNNNNNNNNNNNNNNNNNNNNNNNNNNNNNNNNNNNNNNNNNNNNNNNNNNNNNNNNNNNNNNNNNNNNNNNNNNNNNNNNNNNNNNNNNNNNNNNNNNNNNNNNNNNNNNNNNNNNNNNNNNNNNNNNNNNNNNNNNNNNNNNNNNNNNNNNNNNNNNNNNNNNNNNNNNNNNNNNNNNNNNNNNNNNNNNNNNNNNNNNNNNNNNNNNNNNNNNNNNNNNNNNNNNNNNNNNNNNNNNNNNNNNNNNNNNNNNNNNNNNNNNNNNNNNNNNNNNNNNNNNNNNNNNNNNNNNNNNNNNNNNNNNNNNNNNNNNNNNNNNNNNNNNNNNNNNNNNNNNNNNNNNNNNNNNNNNNNNNNNNNNNNNNNNNNNNNNNNNNNNNNNNNNNNNNNNNNNNNNNNNNNNNNNNNNNNNNNNNNNNNNNNNNNNNNNNNNNNNNNNNNNNNNNNNNNNNNNNNNNNNNNNNNNNNNNNNNNNNNNNNNNNNNNNNNNNNNNNNNNNNNNNNNNNNNNNNNNNNNNNNNNNNNNNNNNNNNNNNNNNNNNNNNNNNNNNNNNNNNNNNNNNNNNNNNNNNNNNNNNNNNNNNNNNNNNNNNNNNNNNNNNNNNNNNNNNNNNNNNNNNNNNNNNNNNNNNNNNNNNNNNNNNNNNNNNNNNNNNNNNNNNNNNNNNNNNNNNNNNNNNNNNNNNNNNNNNNNNNNNNNNNNNNNNNNNNNNNNNNNNNNNNNNNNNNNNNNNNNNNNNNNNNNNNNNNNNNNNNNNNNNNNNNNNNNNNNNNNNNNNNNNNNNNNNNNNNNNNNNNNNNNNNNNNNNNNNNNNNNNNNNNNNNNNNNNNNNNNNNNNNNNNNNNNNNNNNNNNNNNNNNNNNNNNNNNNNNNNNNNNNNNNNNNNNNNNNNNNNNNNNNNNNNNNNNNNNNNNNNNNNNNNNNNNNNNNNNNNNNNNNNNNNNNNNNNNNNNNNNNNNNNNNNNNNNNNNNNNNNNNNNNNNNNNNNNNNNNNNNNNNNNNNNNNNNNNNNNNNNNNNNNNNNNNNNNNNNNNNNNNNNNNNNNNNNNNNNNNNNNNNNNNNNNNNNNNNNNNNNNNNNNNNNNNNNNNNNNNNNNNNNNNNNNNNNNNNNNNNNNNNNNNNNNNNNNNNNNNNNNNNNNNNNNNNNNNNNNNNNNNNNNNNNNNNNNNNNNNNNNNNNNNNNNNNNNNNNNNNNNNNNNNNNNNNNNNNNNNNNNNNNNNNNNNNNNNNNNNNNNNNNNNNNNNNNNNNNNNNNNNNNNNNNNNNNNNNNNNNNNNNNNNNNNNNNNNNNNNNNNNNNNNNNNNNNNNNNNNNNNNNNNNNNNNNNNNNNNNNNNNNNNNNNNNNNNNNNNNNNNNNNNNNNNNNNNNNNNNNNNNNNNNNNNNNNNNNNNNNNNNNNNNNNNNNNNNNNNNNNNNNNNNNNNNNNNNNNNNNNNNNNNNNNNNNNNNNNNNNNNNNNNNNNNNNNNNNNNNNNNNNNNNNNNNNNNNNNNNNNNNNNNNNNNNNNNNNNNNNNNNNNNNNNNNNNNNNNNNNNNNNNNNNNNNNNNNNNNNNNNNNNNNNNNNNNNNNNNNNNNNNNNNNNNNNNNNNNNNNNNNNNNNNNNNNNNNNNNNNNNNNNNNNNNNNNNNNNNNNNNNNNNNNNNNNNNNNNNNNNNNNNNNNNNNNNNNNNNNNNNNNNNNNNNNNNNNNNNNNNNNNNNNNNNNNNNNNNNNNNNNNNNNNNNNNNNNNNNNNNNNNNNNNNNNNNNNNNNNNNNNNNNNNNNNNNNNNNNNNNNNNNNNNNNNNNNNNNNNNNNNNNNNNNNNNNNNNNNNNNNNNNNNNNNNNNNNNNNNNNNNNNNNNNNNNNNNNNNNNNNNNNNNNNNNNNNNNNNNNNNNNNNNNNNNNNNNNNNNNNNNNNNNNNNNNNNNNNNNNNNNNNNNNNNNNNNNNNNNNNNNNNNNNNNNNNNNNNNNNNNNNNNNNNNNNNNNNNNNNNNNNNNNNNNNNNNNNNNNNNNNNNNNNNNNNNNNNNNNNNNNNNNNNNNNNNNNNNNNNNNNNNNNNNNNNNNNNNNNNNNNNNNNNNNNNNNNNNNNNNNNNNNNNNNNNNNNNNNNNNNNNNNNNNNNNNNNNNNNNNNNNNNNNNNNNNNNNNNNNNNNNNNNNNNNNNNNNNNNNNNNNNNNNNNNNNNNNNNNNNNNNNNNNNNNNNNNNNNNNNNNNNNNNNNNNNNNNNNNNNNNNNNNNNNNNNNNNNNNNNNNNNNNNNNNNNNNNNNNNNNNNNNNNNNNNNNNNNNNNNNNNNNNNNNNNNNNNNNNNNNNNNNNNNNNNNNNNNNNNNNNNNNNNNNNNNNNNNNNNNNNNNNNNNNNNNNNNNNNNNNNNNNNNNNNNNNNNNNNNNNNNNNNNNNNNNNNNNNNNNNNNNNNNNNNNNNNNNNNNNNNNNNNNNNNNNNNNNNNNNNNNNNNNNNNNNNNNNNNNNNNNNNNNNNNNNNNNNNNNNNNNNNNNNNNNNNNNNNNNNNNNNNNNNNNNNNNNNNNNNNNNNNNNNNNNNNNNNNNNNNNNNNNNNNNNNNNNNNNNNNNNNNNNNNNNNNNNNNNNNNNNNNNNNNNNNNNNNNNNNNNNNNNNNNNNNNNNNNNNNNNNNNNNNNNNNNNNNNNNNNNNNNNNNNNNNNNNNNNNNNNNNNNNNNNNNNNNNNNNNNNNNNNNNNNNNNNNNNNNNNNNNNNNNNNNNNNNNNNNNNNNNNNNNNNNNNNNNNNNNNNNNNNNNNNNNNNNNNNNNNNNNNNNNNNNNNNNNNNNNNNNNNNNNNNNNNNNNNNNNNNNNNNNNNNNNNNNNNNNNNNNNNNNNNNNNNNNNNNNNNNNNNNNNNNNNNNNNNNNNNNNNNNNNNNNNNNNNNNNNNNNNNNNNNNNNNNNNNNNNNNNNNNNNNNNNNNNNNNNNNNNNNNNNNNNNNNNNNNNNNNNNNNNNNNNNNNNNNNNNNNNNNNNNNNNNNNNNNNNNNNNNNNNNNNNNNNNNNNNNNNNNNNNNNNNNNNNNNNNNNNNNNNNNNNNNNNNNNNNNNNNNNNNNNNNNNNNNNNNNNNNNNNNNNNNNNNNNNNNNNNNNNNNNNNNNNNNNNNNNNNNNNNNNNNNNNNNNNNNNNNNNNNNNNNNNNNNNNNNNNNNNNNNNNNNNNNNNNNNNNNNNNNNNNNNNNNNNNNNNNNNNNNNNNNNNNNNNNNNNNNNNNNNNNNNNNNNNNNNNNNNNNNNNNNNNNNNNNNNNNNNNNNNNNNNNNNNNNNNNNNNNNNNNNNNNNNNNNNNNNNNNNNNNNNNNNNNNNNNNNNNNNNNNNNNNNNNNNNNNNNNNNNNNNNNNNNNNNNNNNNNNNNNNNNNNNNNNNNNNNNNNNNNNNNNNNNNNNNNNNNNNNNNNNNNNNNNNNNNNNNNNNNNNNNNNNNNNNNAGTTAAGTCGTCTGGACGACTTATTTTCAAGTCGTCTAAACAGACGACTTGCGAGGGGTAGAAACGTAAAAAGAATTCCATTTTTTTGTTTGGTCACAAGGGGATAGTTGTAATTTCAATAGCCTTTTAGGTTACTTTTGCCTTTGACCCAAGTTGGGGTATTGTTTTGGGTTTGACTCCAAGTTTTGAGTCACACTTGGCAATTCTCCCAAATAATAATTATATAAATTGAACATTTACAACTCTATATTTAATTGTAGATATACTTTAATTTGTTTTAGAAACGGAACGGAGCGGATATCCAACCCTGAATTTTTTAATATTTGTGATTTGCTTTGTTTTTAACAGATATTTATTTTTAATATTTGCTTTGCTACAAAAGATATCATTTTTTGGATTGAATCGAAAGGAATAACGAATTGTATCAAATTTAACGGATTAAATACCAGCCCTATATCAGTTGTTTCCACTATGAGTGTTTATTGGATATAGTGGTTCAGTCTGTTAGAACTTGACATATAAGGAATTAATAGCTTTATAATTTTCCATATGCATTAACTTCTTACCTTAAGCTAAAATTTGAAACTTGGATTTAAAGTCTTTCATTTATACTCCTTTCTCTATCTTCGTTTTACCTCTTCTGAACAAAGACTGATCGGTCGAATTAAATACGCAAAAAAGCCATTTGAATATATCCAAGAGGGAATAAATGTAATGTAGTACATAAATAGTTAATAGTGACATTTCAACTTATAATGTGTGTTTTTATGTGGACAATACAAGAGCCTTTCTTCTCAACTCTCTGTTACTCTGACCTTACACTCATGTGACACACTGACGCATTATCAATTAGACACACATACATTTATAACGTAATATATGTCTGTTTCTATATATTAATGAGCTTTTGTTTCTGCTAAGTTTCTATCCAATATGTTTTGTGCATCGCAAGCATCGACGGCTACCGCTAGCCATGACGAACGGAGCGTTGCAGCTCGAGCCATCGACCGTCACAATCCCATTATCAAAGATGGTCGGAGATCTTTCGCGGCACCTTGCTCTTCCGGCGACGACTACATTGCACCATACGGTCAGCTTTCGAAAGTTACGAGGATACCCTCCTCCGGTGAAGGGAAGATGATTCAGGTGTTGGAGAAAGGAAGAAAGAGCACTTCAGGGTCGTTGTTGAAGCTCAGTGATAACATCAGCTTAGCGAGGAAGAGTTTTGGATGTGTTGCGGGACCTGCGTGTGACGTTACTGAAAGCACACCTCCTGGTTCTACTAGGTATCTTCTTGGATCCGAACCGGTTTCTTCGGGTAAGGATACGGTTGTAACGGAGGAGGGTGAACCTTCTTTGGCGAAGAGAGGCTCTGGTGCTGCCGACGAAGAGAAGAAGATGACTTCTTCTGGTTCAGACCAGGCAAGTAAAGTAAAGTTTGTCGTTTACTGTACAATGAGTAGTATGAATGTAAGAAAAAGAGAGACATGAGGGCTGGTTGTGTCTTTTTGGATGCAGGTGGTTGTTCTTAGAGTGTCTCTTCGCTGTAACTGCAGAGGCTGTCAAGGCAAAGTGAAGAAACATCTATCTAGAATGCAAGGTCAGTCTCTTATCAACAACTGTTTTGCTTCTTGTTATCAACAACTAGTCATATTTTACATAGTAAAGTCTTGTCCCCTAGTATATTAGATGTAGTTAGCAAACTGTTCTGAACAAACAACAGTTAACTTTGGAAAAAAAATCAAAGAAATTTAAGAGAGCAAAATGTTATTGAATCAAATACTTGTTTAGAGTTTGTATTGATTATGTGAATTAATAAATTTACAATTCCTTAAATCTGTATTTATATTAGAGAAATTCTTGGGAGTGAACCCAGTGCCGTCCCAAAAAAAACTGTGGCCTAAAGCATATTTAAAAATAGTGGTTAACTTTTGTTTGAAAGTTTCCTTCTGTAAAAATGTATATTAATTTAGATCATCAATAAATATTAGGGAGTTATTTTATAAAAAAAAGGATAAAATAACTTTTAAATAAAAATTATAAAACTGTCAAACTATATATGAAAGATGAAAATTTATTGTGATAAACATCTAAATAATCGAATGGAAAAGATAATATTATAGTAGCAAAAGCCAACTAACAGAAAGAAGAAAAAACATTACTCAAAAGAAAACCACGCTAACCAACGAAAATTGGAACGTAAGTCCAAAACAAAACACATCACTGAAATAAAGAAAGAGTAACAAGATGTAGCATTAGACATTGAACTACAATCATTTTATTGCAATGTGGCCTTAAAAACTGTGATTAATATGTGGTCTTAAGAACTGTGATTAATCTGTGGCCTAAAGCACAAGCTTTAGCTGCCTTATGGCAGGGACGGCACTGAGTGAACCTCCATCGAATAGTATTTGAGTATTTAATATTTGATATCTTTAAAAAAATATATATATATAATTAAATATCCAAATTAGATTATATTTTTAAAATAAAATACATAAAAATACATAAAAATAGTTATAAAAAAAATTAATTAATATTGTTAAGTCTTTAGCAAAATACTAAACCCTATACCCTAAATACTAAACTCTAAACCTTAAACTTTGGATAAACTCTAAACCGTTGGAAAATCTTAAACTCTAAATCATACATTAAAAACTAAATTTTAATAACACTAAACCCTAAATCTTAATTACTAAACCCTAAACCCTTGGGTAAACTATGAACTCTTGGATAAATAATAAACTCTAGGGTTTAATTTTAAATATTTTTGATTAAGAGTTTATGATTTATCCAAGGGTTCAGGGTTTATCCAATGGTTTAGGGTTTAGGGTTTAGTGTTATTAAGATTTAGTTTTTAATGTATGATTTAGGGTTTAAAATTTTCCAATGGTTTACGGTTTTATCCAATATTTAAGGTTTATAATTTAGGGTTTGGAGTTTAGAATTTAGGGTATATGATTTAGTATTTTGCTAACGATTTAACAATATTTATTTATTTTTTTTTGTAACTATTTTTATGTATTTTTATTGTTTTATTTTAAAAATATAATCTTATTTGAAAATTCAATTTTGTTTCATTTCTTAAAAGATATCAAATATCAAATACTCAAACAATATTGATTGGTGAATCTAGAGGTTTATCCCAATAATTTCTCTTAGGAAAATATCTTTATTATGATAATGATATTTTCCTAATCCTAAAAAGTATACCGTACAGAAAGATTTTAATACATTTCCAAAATTAACACAAACTATAGCAAGTTAGTTTTGGTTTTAAATGGGATAATTGACCTATAAACTTGTAACTCCAATGGGAAATGCACATCCTTTTGGATCTAGTTTAAATATCATAGCATAAAACATTGGTCTTGACCTCCAAAATTGAAGTGGTTAATGTGTAGATCATCCGACTCCAAAATTGATTAAAAATGTAAATTGATCATTTAATCTCGATCCGTAAAGTTCCATAAATCTCAGTACAAAACCGCATTTAAGCTAAATTATTATGGTTTTTGGCTATACATAGGTGTGACATCTTTCAGCATAGATTTTGCATCAAAGAAGGTAACTGTGACTGGAGACGTCACTCCCTTGGAAGTACTAGGTTTCCTCTCAAAAGTAAAAAATGCCCAATTCTGGACACCGCCTCCATCATCACTCCCAAGTGCAAATCCGGAAAACTAAAAACCACACTCAGTATTTGTGTATTTCTAATTCTCTTTTCTCCCATTTGTTTGAATCAAATCAATGGTAAAATTTAAGACTTAACCTACTCCATTTCCACTGTTAATTAAGGAAGGCCAAAACTTTGAGATGATGAGTGATGCTCGTTTATCCATCACCACATATGATGAAACTGTCACATTACATATTACATGTTGCATTTTCCAGTTTATTTAGCTGTATCTAAAACAGAGATAATATTTAACATTCTAGAAGATTGCATCTACCACAAGCTCTGCTATGAGTTCATCTGTCAGCATTTCCTCAATATCTCTACCTATGATTTCAGTGTCATCTTCCAAACTCAGCCACTCCAACTCCCTCTTCTCCACATCATCTTTCCTTGGTTTCTCCTCTTTTCTTGTCACCAAATCGAGCAGAGTCTCTTCTATCTTGTTCACATCCCATTTCTGGCAAACCCTTGTGGGTTTAACCCAAGGGTGTGGATCCGAAAACTGCTTTAGTATCTGCATTAGCTTTCTGCTGATCTGATCAAAGAGGAACTTTCTTTCTAAACGGGTTGAGGTTTTCAAGGTGGAGTACTTCTTCTCAAGATCCTGAAACAAGGATGGATCTACAGGTGTTGTTTCCATGACGGTGTTGTGGTCTGAGTCACTCAACCTGGAGTTAGCTAGGAGATCAGCTAAGTATAGTGACTTCCAGTCCTCTTGGCTGATCACAATCTCATCAGTTATTGTTGATGACTCCTCCTCTTGTTCTTTGTCTTCATCACTCGAAACAAGCATTCCACCTTCATTGTAGGTGGCTGACTCTAGTTTAAGAAGCTGAAGTTGCATCCTAAGTTCTGCAGCATAGAGATAACAGTGAACACGTCAAAACATTTATAGCTACCCAACGGACATTTGATATATTAGACTAGCGCTAGTTGCAGTTGCACCACAACAATTTCAAAGATATGAAAATGTTATAATGCATGAAAGAATCAATAAAGGAACAAGCATTGATTGACTGACTACCTTGGAGATCAGCGCTAACACTCTCAAAACATTCTGAACTCGATGAAACCTCATCATCATCGAAAGAAGCTTCTAGAACTGAAACCGGACTTGGTTGATCTCCTTCCTTTGAGCTTTCACGAGACTCTGGTTCAGGAACCGAAGAATGATTTACATCCTCAGTTGCCATCTTTGAGACATCCTAGAACAACACTGAACAATTAGACACGTGCTATAACAAACATGTATCCATGATCTTGAAACATAACGTTCACTTACAGGGTCAGTTAACGAAGTGACAGTTGACAAATTTGGAGCTTCAGAAGACAATGCCGTCTTAATATCACCCGAAGCTGAACTATCCCCAGTGTCTGAATCTGCATCTACTGAGAAACTGCAACCTGCTTTAGAAGGAGAGAGCTTCTCTTTTTGATGAATCTCGTGGTTCATATAAAGAAACTTGGTTAAACTTGGTCTCCTGTTGACCTCTGGCGAACTATTACTATCAGGTCTAGAAGATTTGCTTGACAAGAAAGAGTGATGAGAAGAGCTCCCCTTCACTAATCCATCTCTACTAATCAACTCCTTAGGAAGCACTATTGTGTAACCATAAGTGCTTTCCTGGCTCATGATGGTTTTGGATTTTGAAAAACTTCTTGAAGATGATCCTTTCCAACCATCTCTACTGCTGATTCCAACCGGTTCTGGCAATTCAGACAACTGGACCTTTCTCTCATCCCTTTTACTAATCCCTTCTTCAAAACTGAGTCCATTAAAACTTGCTGGCCTTGCCTCCCTATCTGAGGTTGCAAGCATCTCAGCTAATGTGCCGCTTCTACTAATTTCCATCTCTTGCTCGTACTTGTGTGTCAGCTTCCATCTCTCTGAGAGTCTCCTCTTGGCTTCCCTGCTCACAGATGATGTTGTTGATGATGACTTGGAAGGCAAAGATCGATGGTAGTTCTTGCGGTTAAAGGCGGTTCTTGCTCTTGAAGTTACTGGCACTAGCTCTGATTCACTGGCGGAATCACTCCCTGATGAGCTTTCATCACCTGCGTATCCTCTGAATCCTGAAGCCTCAAAGCTCATGGCACTACTATAGCTCGCCTTCCTTTGCCTAGACATTATTTTGGATAATTCTCCAGAATCTCTAGAACTCCGTCTTGAAAGGCCGTTGTCTTCATTACTTTTCTGCCTGACATGATTAGTGGTGCATGGAAGAAGCCTACGATCTGCTCTGAACTCATCTGAAGTAGAGCTTGGCGATGCAAAAGCTCTACCAGCATAACGTGGCTCACCGAGGTTAGGTTTCAGAACAACAATATTGGTTGGCTGCAACTCACTTCTCTTTTCCAACTCCATATTTGGTAAGTCAAGTGTGTCACAAGAAGCATGCCTAGTATGAGAACCACCACCGTGCCGATGAGGCAACTTATCAACATGCCTCTGGCTGTTTGAACACTTGAGAGACGGAGCTCGACTGTAATGTGGCTTGTGAGGTGTGGTTTGAAGATCATGCAGATGTTTAGTGAATGAAGAATCTGGTTGCTGGAGAAACTTCAGCAGGAGGTCCTTGTTAGAGTCCAGAGCCTCAAGCGCATCATTAAACTCTTTAGAATGACGAAGCTTCTCATCAGTCGATAAACGCTTAGCCTCCATGAACTTCTGCCTTATAAAAGCCATCTCTGCCTGGGTGAGATTAGCAGCTTTCACCCTCCCCTGGTGATATAAGTTTCCATTGCCCTCTGCCCTCTTTGCATCCAAAACCTCGAAAACATCTTTAAACTTTTGCTCCTCCTTTGAGCTCCTTCTTGTCAGAGACTTATTACCATCACAAGAACTGCCTTGCTGATACTCTACAGACTTTTGTTGCCTGTGGGAAGAACTCTGAGGGGGCAAGACATCGAGTCCCATCAGTCTTGCTATAATGCTTGGTGATCTCCTTTTAGGTTCTGTCTGCTTTGACATTTCTTGGGCTAAAAAACTTTTCATTGGTAATCCAGTGTTGGTTTGATGAGCAGAATCTTGATGCAGCTACAATGTGAGGAGGAAGAAGTCACTTTCAAACAACAAGTGGAACCAAAACATATAATCTTAAAGAGTATACATACCTTGTTTTCACTTAGAGCTTTCTCAAAGTGGAAAGAATGAAACTCAGGAGATGATGATGATCTTGGAGACTTGAGTTTGTGACTCTGTTTCTTTCCTGAAGGAAAATGAATCCACTAATGAGATGAATTTTATAAGTGTTGATAAATGATGAAGAAATCGGAAGAAACTAAAAAGAAATGAAAATTTGGGAGACAGAAAGAGTAATGTCAAGCACCAAATGTGGGGGTGGTGAAGAACATAAAAGCAGTAATAAAGCAGTGAGGTTAAGTGCACTCATTAGTCATTTACATGTAAAAAAAAATTAAAAGCATAACCAACCACTGTTGAAAGTATTGAAATTTTTAACACAAAAACAAACCAAATCATGAGAGAGGCTACCCAACAAACTTTTCCATAAGATTTTTTTGTTTTTCTTCTACTTTACTTTAACATAAAAGCAGCTAATCTCATCTTCTCTAACAACACTGCTTTAACTGTAGTTTTCCACAAGAAAATAAATTACCATGCTTTTTTATTCATCTCTACAGCTATTAACTTCTGGAACCAATTACGGCAGTGATAACCTTCATTCAGAACGACCAACCAAACATAACTAAGTATTAGATGCTACGTTGTTTCTCGAAAAAAAAAAATCTCAAAAAAATAAAAAATAAAAAATAAATCGAACAACCCGAAGAAGTAACCAAACAAAACGGTGCGTTTTTGCGTTTTCTCATCAACAAAGAAAACACGAAGTGGGAAAGAGAGAGAGAGAGAGAGTAACCTTGAGGAGAAGTGGGCACTGGCGAAGCTAATCGATCTCTGGAACTGTGCTGAGAGACTCGATATCTGTTCATCTT includes:
- the LOC106300823 gene encoding uncharacterized protein LOC106300823, whose product is MFCASQASTATASHDERSVAARAIDRHNPIIKDGRRSFAAPCSSGDDYIAPYGQLSKVTRIPSSGEGKMIQVLEKGRKSTSGSLLKLSDNISLARKSFGCVAGPACDVTESTPPGSTRYLLGSEPVSSGKDTVVTEEGEPSLAKRGSGAADEEKKMTSSGSDQVVVLRVSLRCNCRGCQGKVKKHLSRMQGVTSFSIDFASKKVTVTGDVTPLEVLGFLSKVKNAQFWTPPPSSLPSANPEN
- the LOC106300822 gene encoding uncharacterized protein LOC106300822 yields the protein MNRYRVSQHSSRDRLASPVPTSPQGKKQSHKLKSPRSSSSPEFHSFHFEKALSENKLHQDSAHQTNTGLPMKSFLAQEMSKQTEPKRRSPSIIARLMGLDVLPPQSSSHRQQKSVEYQQGSSCDGNKSLTRRSSKEEQKFKDVFEVLDAKRAEGNGNLYHQGRVKAANLTQAEMAFIRQKFMEAKRLSTDEKLRHSKEFNDALEALDSNKDLLLKFLQQPDSSFTKHLHDLQTTPHKPHYSRAPSLKCSNSQRHVDKLPHRHGGGSHTRHASCDTLDLPNMELEKRSELQPTNIVVLKPNLGEPRYAGRAFASPSSTSDEFRADRRLLPCTTNHVRQKSNEDNGLSRRSSRDSGELSKIMSRQRKASYSSAMSFEASGFRGYAGDESSSGSDSASESELVPVTSRARTAFNRKNYHRSLPSKSSSTTSSVSREAKRRLSERWKLTHKYEQEMEISRSGTLAEMLATSDREARPASFNGLSFEEGISKRDERKVQLSELPEPVGISSRDGWKGSSSRSFSKSKTIMSQESTYGYTIVLPKELISRDGLVKGSSSHHSFLSSKSSRPDSNSSPEVNRRPSLTKFLYMNHEIHQKEKLSPSKAGCSFSVDADSDTGDSSASGDIKTALSSEAPNLSTVTSLTDPDVSKMATEDVNHSSVPEPESRESSKEGDQPSPVSVLEASFDDDEVSSSSECFESVSADLQELRMQLQLLKLESATYNEGGMLVSSDEDKEQEEESSTITDEIVISQEDWKSLYLADLLANSRLSDSDHNTVMETTPVDPSLFQDLEKKYSTLKTSTRLERKFLFDQISRKLMQILKQFSDPHPWVKPTRVCQKWDVNKIEETLLDLVTRKEEKPRKDDVEKRELEWLSLEDDTEIIGRDIEEMLTDELIAELVVDAIF